A segment of the Lolium perenne isolate Kyuss_39 chromosome 3, Kyuss_2.0, whole genome shotgun sequence genome:
ctctggggaaccctgaacatgttggacgggtatgagctcgcccaggtctcaccatgaaggaagcgtggccggacagcgctgacacttatagaagccgttcgcgaaagaagaagaaggacgccgacattgtaacgaaattgttaactagggtggaggctcttgagagaaatcagagggcacctgatcagccgctgtttctacaggatccacaagccgatgctgccccatctcagcgaagaagcagtgtcggttcctcgcatcttgacggatgtggaggaagctaccccgtggattatgtcacggagaagacagattgcgagctacatatgttattcaggaccacgtccgttaaggtggcggtcggctatgtgtacccaagtgaagatggagcaatgcaccatcatatgcccattccacctggctgtgttcgtgtcggggtggatgaagttgttccgggttttgaaacagtggagcttgatattcctagaggtgaagatgagaggacactggccgatgtcaagcacggtttcgccctatggccgaagaagtacgtcgtccttttgcaaaggccaccgactcctacacatgagcagcaaatgccatcgactcctcctggtggcagtcctggtgagcagccaagtccacacctacctgagagggaccccagcgtgagtccaccatctcgagatcctccgcgacgtaagacagcgtccgttaagcggaacggtacgccgcctaggaagaaagctagaaaggagaaacaagctGCCGCCCTctttgagaagttaccttgggaaaaaactccagaggaaaacacggaggccgttcaggccgagttgaagaaatggtttgcaccgaaagtgccagagatacctttcgagaagacactagatccggtgaaagttgtgcgtaccgttgacaatctatatgaccctgtaccatcgccgccatctgactatgcgcgttctattgaaaggtcgtatgacaagatgatcgaggcgacaaaacccgttcaatcgggtatcagggagataaaagggatacacagtgtctaccagctcggacaacaacccgttcaatcggtcgcccctctcaaggtgtttgacgggaagaccgttcaaagttcccgacaagacgcaactgattacgccttcgctgaacgagcatatcagtttgttcaagggaaagatttggtcgagaatctcaggaaggtaccaacatgtatgcgtaacttgcattcgtggtaccttaaggcctcaaaggaagggatcgagactatcatggtttgagttagggaagagcactacttccaggagtactgtgtgaacgttgacttcgccgaactctttcagttatacaatctccgggcgctcgacaaatcaatcatcagttgctattgtctgtaagtgatttatttatttaatttgagaagtctttagctcagctcgttcattgtctgcagattataatcttttgtgcgctatattatgcagatcgaagatgcttgaatgcaaaagggacgatatcacagacattgggttcattgacccgcacacgatgcatgttaaaaccatagagaatcccctctataacaaggatacaccgcagactttgctaaggtttttgaagcgacaacgtgacaaaaagctaataatttggccttacaacttcgagtgagtcttactgtcttataacacattatattttgctcaccgtatgtcaaaattttaactaatgacttatatatatgacactacatattgaaacgtgcgtaggtttcactttattcttctcgtcatcaatatggaaatgggagaagttgaagtctttgactcactaagcaaaaaatcggaactatacgtgtcttgttttttaatgctcagaaggtaattttaattcttatcggtttgtttcgttaatttcctgctttgaactaattgatgactcttttatgcattttcttttgtcgagcagcgtatggcaaactttcatcaaggaagatacgtcccgtgaatggacaccgaagctgcgatggcgtgcgaaagtaagtagtactacctaggtccacacaccttttaattatcatacttgactattgtttgattgaattatattcttgtaaagaaatgcccgcaacaaccacaagggaccgatctctgtggattcttcgtttgcgagtacatccgcagaattgtcagcgagagaacgaataatgaaagaaataaagaggtacaaaaacaatcttcacaaatttgttttcttatcataagttgtgctgagtttcagtaatagttgtttcatgtattcatttgtatcttattcttttatagttggcaagaaagcggaacaagctctcaatcgatgaccgcttcatagcaataggcgaggaattggcgggatttttccttcgggacgtcataccaccattcgcagagcaccactatgaatgaagatgtacatgttacacatatagttgactcgaagagtaccactatgctacatgtaatagacatatatagagtacgcctcggagagtaccactatgcatgaagatcgatcttcatgcatagtgctacttaatttgcgatcttatgcaattacatgtgtgttatattatatgcaccaacttgctatgcatcatcttgatcttcatgtactacctaaacccaaacgcgtttctggtgcatcgacgcgatatgaaacaaaccgatatccctaaacccctccaaaaaccctaaaaatccaattctctgccgcggcagagatttgggcaaattccctgccgcgggggggaacctttggtaccggttcgtattaccaaccggtaccaaagatccttggccctgagctctcctggtggcccacatggaggccccttttataccggttcgtaagcaacctgtacgaaggggggggggggggggggggcttttgtgccggataatttgtaccggttgctcaaccggtacgaatgcccctctggaaccggtactgatgacagattttctactagtgtatatTGCCAATCTATATTTCTATACGTATCTAGTGATACAATTTATTGTAATAAACGGTATTACTCTTCTTATAAAGTTGGCAAAAGTTCAATAACTCTAAGGCTATAAATGCACTTGTTTGCAGATAGAGGGTGTAAGATGTTGCCCAAAAGAAAAATAATTTATAACTCACTTTTTAGTCACCGTACCCTTAGTATATAGCCAAGTTCTGCCTGATCACGATTTTGTTTTGTGCAGCTTCGTAAGTGAGAAGTTACCGGGCCATGCCCCCCCTGCTTCCTCCATTGACCAATCCAATGCCCAAAAGCTGATAAATTCCGGCCAAACAGAATGGACCGAGGACTAAACCCACAGCCAATCGCCAGGTCTTCACCTATTGATGATTCTAGCAGCATTGTGCGTCATCAGCTAAGACTACTCACAATGGGAGTCTCATACGTAGTATCATGCactacatgcatgcaaaaagctgatgtgtcacatcaattaatgatgaaagagatgatagtagtatcatagatAGATACCGTATCATAACACGTAGAACTAAAAAATgtaatgctaaacaaatcttaTACACacttttgcattgagattctacaaatcattaaatacatgtaacatatgatactactacatgatactatgcattgtgaagatagtatcatacactagtatcatatgcatgatactactatatgatactcccCATTATGACTAGTCTAACGTAGGTTCAAATAAACTAAAAGTGGAATTAACTAGAGTCTAGCAAGTGGGATTGTCGCACGTGGCCATCCACGACCCTCATACTATAAATACACACCGGATCCATCGCCTCCAACACAAGACTACACACTGGCTTCCTAGTGTGTGCCTCGCACAGTATCGATCTTCTCCACTAGTAATATCTCATGATCTAAATCCAAACCGGTGTCATACTTAGGTGTTGGTGCTTCACCAAACCCCGGCGACCAAGACCAGACTGAATCAATCACCCGGGTACGCATGGATAGCAGCAGCTGGTTCCATGGAGACGCCGCCAACAGCGGCGGCGCTGGCGGCAACATCGGCTACATGTGCGGCTACGCCGCCAGGTGCATCCTACGGACCTCTACTTAATTCACACAGCCACCGCAAATTGTTCGGGAACTCTGCAATAGTATACGGAGTATGAGCAAATCATCTCATCCTGATTACGTGCTCTTGATTTGTGCGTGCAGCTACGCCCTTTCAGCGTCGCAGTACAGGGAGGAGGAGCAGCTGCATGAAATGCTCCTCAACTCACAGATTCAGCAACACCTCGACCAGGCAAGAATGAGTTCGAGCATGCTGAATAATCTTGTGCATGCATGCACCGGAATACCAGATCATGTAGCCAATAAGCCGAGCCTCTAATTTTGGTGTGTGGGAACTTGCAGATCAGGATGGAAATGAACTTGGACGACGTCGAGGCAGCTACGTACGGCGGCGCCGCCCATTCCGGTGATATCAGCACCGTCATGGACGACTTCGACTTTCTCTCTTCGCACCACGCCGCCGCTGCCTGCAGCTTTCCCTCCTCCTCTTCAGCCTCCACCTCCTTCCGCTCCGCCTCGCTATCCTGCAGCCCGGAGATCAGCTCCACGGCGCCGGACGTCCTCTCGGCCCCGCAGATGAGCCTCCAATTCCCCGAGGTGTCCTCATTCGTGGCACCCGCCGGAGTGGTGCTCCCTTACGACGACCAGTACGTTGCCAGCTTCCACGACACGCCGGCCGGAATGGCGCCTAGTGGGATGTCGACGAGGGCGAGCGCGTTCAGGCGCTACGAGCAGCACCTCTCCCCCCGGAGGAGGCTGACAAAGCCGGCATGCGGGCAGAGGATGTTCAAGACGGCCATGTCAGCCCTTGAAAAGATGCACACGGCGATGAAGTACAGCCAGCAGCAACAGAATCAGCAGTACTATTACCAGCAGCCGCAGGAGCAGATGTTGGCTGCCGAATCGTCGGGAAACCAGCTACAGCACATGATATCCGAACGTAAGCGCCGGGAGAAGCTCAACGACAGCTTCCACGCCCTCAAGACCGTCCTCCCTCCCGGCTCCAAGGTAGATTTCTATCAAGTCCAAGGTCTCACTAGCTAGTACTGTAGCTACTGCTGCTTCTTTGACTAATTAACTAATTTGTTTCGATCTTCTCTTCTGGCTGTAGAAGGACAAGACCTCGATACTGATCATTGCGAGGGAGTACCTGACTTCTCTCAAGTCCAAGGTCTCCGAGCTTGAGGAGAAGAACCAAGCACTCCAGGCGCAGCTGGCCCAGCGCGTTACCAGCGGCGCCAGCGCCGACGAAGACAAGACCGAGGCCGGTGAGCATGTCGAGATCCAGATAACGACGGCGGAGGGTGATCAGAGTGGGGAGATTTGCACCGTGAAGATCGGGATGTGGCCGGCGCGCAGCAACACGACGGACACGGTGGTCAGGACGCTGCAGTGTCTGAAAGAGCAGATCGGGGAAGACGTCAGCCTGATGTCCATGAGAATCGACGACGGGCCTCATCGAGCAATCCTGACATTGCACCTCAAGGTACAGTACAGTTTAGTTCTTAACCAGTCAACTTATTATTACCATTTAAGACTGAGGGGTACAGTATAATGGACTACTAGCACTTTTCAGTTTGATCATATGTTACTGGGATCACTTCACTAAACTAAAGTACGTTAGCACCTAGTAATAGCAATCTGGCCTGTATGAACGCATGTGTCAACGTGCGAGCCCAAAAAAAAAGAAGCATTTGCGTTGCAGCAGCGTATACGAATCTTTGAGTGCAAACAATGGAACGCACCAATCAGATTCGTGACTCTGTTTCGTACGTTGACCGCAAGATTTTTGATGAAAAGTAAAACCCATGATATCACACTCTCTGAACCTATTAATTAACCCCTGCTTCCGTTGCAGTTGGCGTCGGGTGCGAAGTGGGAGGAGGAGACGGTCAGGGAAGTTGTGACCAAGGCCGTCACTGGCACACCAGCGCCGTAATCCATGGATACGCCGTCTGCCGTGCACCGTGGAGATGCTGGCGACGGCCCGTAGCCGTCGGCACTGAATGATAAAGCTTCTCATGGACGATCGTGATGAGCACGTCGTCATCGTGTTTCTCTTCCATGCTTGAGGAGTCAGGAGACAACTACACGGAAAAAGTGATATGCCGACGACCATGAGCTATGCTGACGGCTATTTATCGGGATCGTCGGTGTAGGCTCAGGATGGCTACGGACGGCACAAAACCGTCGGCATAGCTGGAGCTAAGCCCAGAGCACAATCAGGCCGTAGGCATCAATGGAGCTATGTCGATGGTGGCCCTCGGTATAGCTCGGCTGTCAACATAGATCGTAGACACGTGGCGTTGGTGACCAACTGTTGACAAACGCATGACGGTACAGGGCTATGCCGACAACAATGCCGTTGGCATAGATCCTTTACCTTTTTGTGCATAAAATCTTTTATTCCCTATGTATGATTTAGTTATGTTTGCATTTGATTTTTTTGGTTGCATGATACTTTTAGTTTCTAGTAATATATCACATAAAACAAAAAAATATAAATGTTTTGTTTAAAAAAAATTCTTATGCATATGGCCTCACATAAAATGATATAGCAAGAGAATCCCAGAACCAAAATTATGGCATAGTTTGTTCAAATGACCACATATTATGCATATACGTGCATCTTGGGATGTCAATCAATGTTGATGTTTGGTTTTTAATTGTCTTTTCACAAAAAATCCATTTTTTATTTTCTAAGTGGCAAAAAttgttt
Coding sequences within it:
- the LOC127341476 gene encoding putative transcription factor bHLH041; translation: MEMNLDDVEAATYGGAAHSGDISTVMDDFDFLSSHHAAAACSFPSSSSASTSFRSASLSCSPEISSTAPDVLSAPQMSLQFPEVSSFVAPAGVVLPYDDQYVASFHDTPAGMAPSGMSTRASAFRRYEQHLSPRRRLTKPACGQRMFKTAMSALEKMHTAMKYSQQQQNQQYYYQQPQEQMLAAESSGNQLQHMISERKRREKLNDSFHALKTVLPPGSKKDKTSILIIAREYLTSLKSKVSELEEKNQALQAQLAQRVTSGASADEDKTEAGEHVEIQITTAEGDQSGEICTVKIGMWPARSNTTDTVVRTLQCLKEQIGEDVSLMSMRIDDGPHRAILTLHLKLASGAKWEEETVREVVTKAVTGTPAP